From the genome of Populus alba chromosome 10, ASM523922v2, whole genome shotgun sequence, one region includes:
- the LOC118043346 gene encoding omega-3 fatty acid desaturase, chloroplastic: protein MASWVLSECGLRPLPRVYHQSRTGLTSKTTNLLKIRQPPVSKSYNLGSSFKVSSWSRQRNWALNVAIPVSVPVIEEEDKERESVKGVNEHEGDFFDPSAPPPFKLADIRAAIPKHCWVKNPWRSMSYVVRDVAVVCGLAVAAAYFNNWVVWPLYWFAQGTMFWALFVLGHDCGHGSFSNNPKLNSVVGHLLHSSILVPYHGWRISHRTHHQNHGHVENDESWQPLSEKIYKSLDNVTRTLRFTLPFPMLAYPVYLWSRSPGKKGSHFHPDSDLFAPNERKDVITSTACWTAMAALVACLSFVMGPVQMLKLYGIPYWIFVMWLDLVTYLHHHGHDEKLPWYRGKEWSYLRGGLTTLDRDYGWINNIHHDIGTHVIHHLFPQIPHYHLIEATEAAKPVLGKYYREPKKSGPLPFYLLGTLIRSMKQDHYVSDAGDVLYYQTDPKLYGPEKTE from the exons ATGGCTAGCTGGGTTTTATCAGAATGTGGCCTAAGACCCCTTCCTAGAGTTTACCATCAAAGTCGAACTGGCTTAACATCAAAAACTACCAATCTTTTAAAGATTAGACAACCGCCAGTCTCCAAAAGTTACAATCTTGGTTCTTCTTTCAAGGTCTCTAGTTGGTCTAGACAGAGAAACTGGGCATTGAATGTTGCTATTCCGGTTAGTGTTCCAGTAATTGAGGAGgaagataaagaaagagagagcgTTAAGGGTGTTAATGAACATGAAGGTGATTTTTTCGACCCTAGTGCTCCACCACCTTTCAAATTAGCTGATATAAGAGCCGCTATACCAAAGCATTGTTGGGTTAAAAATCCATGGAGATCTATGAGCTATGTCGTGAGAGATGTTGCTGTGGTTTGTGGATTGGCTGTTGCTGCTGCTTACTTCAACAATTGGGTTGTTTGGCCTCTTTACTGGTTTGCTCAGGGGACCATGTTCTGGGCTCTCTTTGTTCTTGGCCATGATTg TGGTCATGGGAGCTTCTCAAATAATCCAAAGCTGAATAGTGTAGTGGGTCATCTCCTTCATTCTTCAATCCTTGTTCCTTATCATGGATG GAGAATTAGCCACAGAACCCATCATCAGAACCATGGACATGTTGAGAATGATGAATCGTGGCAACCA TTGTCTGAGAAAATATACAAGAGTTTGGATAATGTCACAAGAACATTGAGATTCACTTTGCCTTTCCCTATGCTTGCTTACCCTGTTTATCTG TGGAGTAGAAGTCCAGGAAAGAAGGGCTCTCATTTCCATCCAGACAGTGATTTGTTTGCCCCAAATGAGAGGAAGGATGTTATTACCTCAACTGCCTGCTGGACTGCAATGGCAGCATTGGTTGCTTGTTTATCCTTTGTAATGGGTCCTGTCCAAATGCTTAAACTCTATGGCATTCCCTATTGG ATTTTTGTCATGTGGTTGGACTTGGTCACTTACTTGCATCACCATGGACATGATGAGAAACTTCCTTGGTATCGTGGAAAG GAATGGAGCTATCTGAGAGGAGGCCTTACAACCCTTGACCGTGACTATGGATGGATTAACAACATCCACCATGATATCGGGACCCATGTGATTCATCATCTCTTCCCTCAAATCCCCCACTACCACTTAATCGAAGCA ACAGAAGCAGCTAAGCCTGTACTCGGGAAGTACTACCGAGAGCCAAAGAAATCTGGACCTCTTCCGTTTTACTTGCTGGGAACGCTTATAAGAAGCATGAAACAAGATCACTATGTTAGTGACGCTGGGgatgttttatattatcaaacagATCCCAAGCTCTATGGACCAGAGAAAACAGAGTGA